The Artemia franciscana chromosome 18, ASM3288406v1, whole genome shotgun sequence genome includes a window with the following:
- the LOC136038723 gene encoding uncharacterized protein LOC136038723, giving the protein MLLVSDAPVEYQKIFKDVTEKGERDCSLPLYFSSSAFSDSVPSEVYEPRFLYVMQEEYCIVSSKDSSIKCIGTSESTTCHMIILFFAETVLLAHTGIQDYNALELMVSRFLTDANATEASKVDLYLVGGYDDNSGVSFDLLNFLLHYFAKHKTRFNLKLICCGLFNSREQSFYHLPKVTGVLVDIDAKKVLRCQINKDQRGPVPILRHIWLYSSFGLKAIYNSKNGCVVLPMFKITLPAKFKLLEVIDDEYALSIFSTSPEAESDCFITELREMYGFVKDCIKKKIDPFKGKERLCFKTETDGKWIECDA; this is encoded by the coding sequence ATGCTTCTTGTTAGTGATGCCCCTGTGGAGTATCAGAAGATTTTTAAGGATGTTACAGAGAAAGGAGAAAGGGACTGTTCTTTGCCCCTATACTTTTCATCGAGTGCATTCAGTGATTCTGTTCCCAGTGAAGTATATGAACCTAGATTCCTGTACGTAATGCAAGAAGAATATTGCATAGTTAGTTCAAAAGATTCAAGCATAAAGTGCATAGGAACATCTGAAAGTACTACCTGTCATAtgattatacttttttttgcagaaacagTTCTTCTTGCTCATACTGGAATTCAAGATTACAACGCCCTTGAATTAATGGTTTCTAGATTCTTAACTGATGCCAATGCTACTGAAGCATCTAAAGTAGATTTATATCTTGTTGGTGGCTATGACGACAACAGTGGTGTTTCCTTTgatcttttgaattttcttttacattattTCGCTAAACATAAGACAAGATTTAATTTGAAGCTAATATGTTGTGGTTTATTCAATTCAAGAGAGCAAAGTTTTTATCATCTTCCAAAAGTTACTGGAGTTTTGGTTGATATTGATGCTAAAAAGGTGCTACGTTGCCAGATCAACAAGGATCAACGAGGGCCAGTTCCCATTTTGCGGCATATATGGCTCTACAGCTCATTCGGTTTAAAAGCCATTTATAATTCGAAGAATGGATGTGTAGTTTTGCCTATGTTCAAAATCACCCTACctgcaaaatttaaattgctaGAAGTGATTGATGATGAATATGCTCTTAGTATTTTCTCAACATCACCAGAAGCTGAAAGTGATTGTTTCATAACAGAGTTAAGAGAAATGTATGGATTTGTTAAAGATTGTATTAAGAAGAAGATAGATCCATTTAAAGGAAAGGAAAGGCtttgttttaaaactgaaaCTGATGGAAAATGGATTGAATGTGATGCCTGA